One Bacillota bacterium DNA segment encodes these proteins:
- a CDS encoding anthranilate synthase component I family protein, which yields MTDREEQRFLELARRYERVPLLRVETNDLETPISLYLKLRPLGASFLLESAEGGQSVGRYSFIGLRPYAWLRSRPGGTEVDRRTGARWERSWLPGTPWEALRSELRRERVAPVEADVRFRGGAVGYLAYEAVRHLEPRLEEVLGPGRLREPESPAAAWPEAEFQFAETVVFLDHLLHRVGVLHLAPAGPSPLAAYHAALAAVEEVLAAIHGGLPAEGWSAPAQGTEPAGDPAAPGGSLRVREGTPRARFLEQVERLRGAIAAGEIFQAVLSQRWVLEGAPGALEVYRALRAVNPSPYLFLIDFGGRQLVGSSPEMLVRVEEGQVSTRPIAGTRPRGATAEEERRLEEELLADPKERAEHVMLVDLARNDVGRVAERGSVRVDQLMGVERYSHVMHMVSSVRGRLRPGLDAIDALAACFPAGTVSGAPKVRAIELLAAEEGERRGPYAGAVGWVGFDGNLDTCIAIRTILCQPGRAEVQAGAGVVYDSVPEREWEESRNKAAGLMQALAEARERAAAGASRDVAPAAPGRQVGSR from the coding sequence TTGACGGACCGGGAAGAGCAGCGCTTCCTCGAGCTGGCACGGCGGTACGAGCGGGTGCCGCTCCTGCGGGTGGAGACCAACGACCTGGAGACGCCCATCAGCCTCTACCTGAAGCTGAGGCCGCTGGGCGCCAGCTTCCTCCTGGAGAGCGCGGAGGGCGGGCAGAGCGTGGGCCGCTACTCCTTCATCGGCCTCCGCCCGTACGCCTGGCTGCGCTCGCGGCCGGGCGGGACCGAGGTGGACCGCCGGACCGGGGCGAGGTGGGAGCGCTCCTGGCTCCCGGGGACGCCCTGGGAGGCGCTGCGCAGCGAGCTGCGGCGCGAGCGGGTGGCGCCGGTGGAGGCCGACGTCCGCTTCCGCGGCGGGGCGGTCGGCTATCTGGCCTACGAGGCGGTCCGCCACCTGGAGCCGCGGCTGGAGGAGGTGCTGGGCCCCGGCCGGCTGCGCGAGCCGGAGAGCCCGGCCGCCGCCTGGCCGGAGGCGGAGTTCCAGTTCGCCGAGACGGTCGTCTTCCTCGACCACCTGCTCCACCGGGTCGGCGTGCTCCACCTGGCGCCGGCCGGCCCCTCGCCGCTGGCCGCCTACCACGCGGCGCTGGCGGCGGTGGAGGAGGTGCTGGCCGCCATCCACGGCGGGCTGCCGGCGGAGGGCTGGTCCGCCCCCGCGCAGGGGACGGAGCCGGCCGGCGACCCGGCGGCTCCGGGAGGAAGCCTGCGCGTCCGCGAGGGGACGCCGCGCGCCCGCTTCCTCGAGCAGGTGGAGAGGCTGCGCGGCGCCATCGCCGCGGGGGAGATCTTCCAGGCGGTCCTCTCCCAGCGCTGGGTGCTGGAGGGGGCGCCGGGGGCGCTGGAGGTCTACCGGGCGCTCCGCGCCGTCAACCCCTCGCCGTACCTCTTCCTGATCGACTTCGGGGGGCGGCAGCTGGTCGGCTCCTCCCCCGAGATGCTGGTGCGCGTGGAGGAGGGGCAGGTGAGCACCCGCCCCATCGCGGGGACGCGCCCGCGCGGCGCGACGGCCGAGGAGGAGCGGCGGCTGGAGGAGGAGCTGCTGGCGGACCCCAAGGAGCGAGCCGAGCACGTGATGCTGGTGGACCTGGCGCGGAACGACGTCGGCCGGGTGGCGGAACGGGGGAGCGTCCGGGTCGACCAGCTGATGGGCGTCGAGCGCTACTCGCACGTGATGCACATGGTCAGCTCCGTGCGCGGGCGGCTGCGCCCCGGGCTGGACGCGATCGACGCGCTGGCCGCCTGCTTCCCGGCGGGGACCGTCTCGGGCGCCCCCAAGGTGCGGGCCATCGAGCTCCTGGCCGCCGAGGAAGGCGAGCGTCGCGGCCCCTACGCGGGCGCTGTGGGCTGGGTGGGCTTCGACGGGAACCTGGACACCTGCATCGCCATCCGGACGATCCTCTGCCAGCCCGGGCGGGCGGAGGTCCAGGCGGGTGCCGGCGTCGTCTACGACTCGGTGCCCGAGCGCGAGTGGGAGGAGAGCCGGAACAAGGCGGCGGGCCTGATGCAGGCGCTGGCGGAGGCCCGGGAGCGCGCCGCCGCCGGCGCCTCCCGGGACGTGGCGCCGGCCGCGCCGGGAAGGCAGGTGGGCAGCCGGTGA
- a CDS encoding basic amino acid ABC transporter substrate-binding protein, with amino-acid sequence MIRKTHLLRWLAPALLASLVLAAAGCGGKAPAAGGNGGSTAANGGNKPYLQVGSEVAYAPFESVDPTTGKFVGFDMELIDAIAKAAGYAGAQVHNIKWDGLIPALNNREVDAVISAMTITDERAQSVTFSDPYFTAGQVIGVKKGSPIKTPQDLAGKKVGVQADTTGDYAAQKVKGTTIVRYPQTPDAINALLNGDVDAVVIDAPVLYNFIKENPNRGVVAAGQPFTVEYYGIAMRKDDTELVRKINQALAKLKADGTYQKLYDQYFSSSK; translated from the coding sequence ATGATTCGCAAGACCCACCTGCTCCGGTGGCTTGCACCCGCTCTGCTGGCGAGCCTGGTTCTCGCCGCGGCAGGGTGCGGGGGAAAGGCGCCCGCCGCGGGCGGCAACGGCGGCTCCACCGCCGCCAACGGCGGCAACAAACCCTACCTCCAGGTCGGCTCGGAGGTTGCCTATGCGCCCTTCGAGTCGGTCGACCCGACCACGGGCAAGTTCGTCGGCTTCGACATGGAGCTGATCGACGCGATCGCCAAGGCGGCCGGCTACGCCGGCGCCCAGGTCCACAACATCAAGTGGGACGGCCTGATCCCCGCCCTGAACAACCGCGAGGTGGACGCGGTCATCTCCGCCATGACCATCACGGACGAGCGGGCCCAGAGCGTCACCTTCTCCGACCCGTACTTCACCGCCGGCCAGGTGATCGGGGTCAAGAAGGGCAGCCCGATCAAGACCCCGCAGGACCTGGCGGGCAAGAAGGTGGGCGTCCAGGCCGACACCACCGGCGACTACGCCGCCCAGAAGGTGAAGGGCACCACCATCGTGCGCTACCCGCAGACACCCGACGCCATCAACGCGCTCCTCAACGGCGACGTGGACGCGGTGGTGATCGACGCCCCCGTGCTCTACAACTTCATCAAGGAGAACCCGAACCGCGGCGTCGTCGCCGCCGGGCAGCCGTTCACGGTGGAGTACTACGGCATCGCCATGCGCAAGGACGACACGGAACTGGTCCGCAAGATCAACCAGGCGCTGGCCAAGCTGAAGGCGGACGGCACCTACCAGAAGCTGTACGACCAGTACTTCTCGTCGTCGAAGTGA
- a CDS encoding amino acid ABC transporter permease: MDIRWDVVVRYLPFLVEGVPMTLLLSGAGIGIALVWGLFLALGRLSQRAWLNRPAAAYITFFRGTPLLVQIMLIHFAAPQLFGYRPLPPLVDGIVALGLNSSAYVAEIYRAGILSVPHGQMEAARSLGMSYGLAMRLVVLPQAFRVAVPPLFNEFIALTKDSSLVFVLGVAELMSRGSVSAGNAFRYLEIWVPVALLYLLLTSVFTVFASAVERRLGVHDQRPQLA, encoded by the coding sequence ATGGATATCCGCTGGGACGTCGTCGTCCGGTACCTCCCCTTCCTGGTCGAGGGCGTACCGATGACGCTCCTGCTCTCCGGGGCGGGGATCGGCATCGCCCTCGTCTGGGGGCTCTTCCTGGCCTTGGGGCGGCTCTCGCAGCGCGCCTGGCTCAACCGCCCGGCCGCCGCCTACATCACGTTCTTCCGCGGGACGCCGCTCCTGGTCCAGATCATGCTCATCCACTTCGCGGCGCCGCAGCTCTTCGGCTACCGCCCGCTGCCGCCGCTGGTGGACGGCATCGTCGCGCTCGGCCTCAACTCCTCGGCCTACGTGGCCGAGATCTACCGGGCCGGCATCCTCTCCGTGCCGCACGGGCAGATGGAGGCTGCCCGCTCCCTGGGCATGAGCTACGGCCTGGCCATGCGCCTGGTGGTCCTGCCGCAGGCCTTCCGCGTGGCCGTGCCCCCTCTCTTCAACGAGTTCATCGCCCTGACCAAGGACTCGTCGCTGGTCTTCGTCCTGGGGGTGGCGGAGCTGATGAGCCGCGGCAGCGTCTCGGCCGGCAACGCCTTCCGCTACCTGGAGATCTGGGTGCCGGTCGCCCTCCTCTACCTGCTGCTCACCTCCGTCTTCACGGTCTTCGCCTCGGCGGTGGAGAGGAGGCTGGGCGTCCATGATCAGCGTCCGCAACTTGCGTAA
- a CDS encoding amino acid ABC transporter ATP-binding protein translates to MISVRNLRKRFGAFEVLRGIDLEVDPREVIVIVGPSGSGKSTFLRCLNGLERPSEGEVRIDGISLTDPATDLDRVRQRVGMVFQAFNLFPHLTALQNVTLAPIRVRGMKPAEARELGMAMLARVGLAEKASAYPSQLSGGQQQRVAIARALAMQPEVMLFDEPTSALDPEMINEVLDVMEALARDGMTMVVVSHEMGFARHVGTRLLFMDQGVILEEAEPDAFFQHPQHPRAQAFLSKILR, encoded by the coding sequence ATGATCAGCGTCCGCAACTTGCGTAAGCGCTTCGGTGCCTTCGAGGTGCTGCGCGGCATCGACCTGGAGGTCGACCCGCGCGAGGTGATCGTCATCGTCGGACCGAGCGGCTCGGGGAAGTCCACCTTCCTCCGCTGCCTCAACGGGCTGGAGCGGCCGAGCGAGGGCGAGGTGCGCATCGACGGCATCTCGCTCACCGACCCGGCCACCGACCTGGACCGGGTCCGCCAGCGGGTGGGGATGGTCTTCCAGGCGTTCAACCTCTTCCCGCACCTGACGGCGCTGCAGAACGTGACGCTGGCGCCGATCCGCGTCCGCGGCATGAAGCCGGCCGAGGCCCGGGAGCTGGGCATGGCCATGCTGGCGCGCGTCGGCCTCGCCGAGAAGGCGTCCGCCTACCCCTCCCAGCTCTCCGGCGGCCAGCAGCAGCGGGTGGCCATCGCCCGCGCGCTCGCCATGCAACCCGAGGTGATGCTCTTCGACGAGCCCACCTCGGCGCTGGACCCCGAGATGATCAACGAAGTCCTGGACGTGATGGAGGCGCTGGCGCGGGACGGGATGACCATGGTGGTGGTCAGCCACGAGATGGGCTTCGCCCGCCACGTGGGGACGCGCCTGCTCTTCATGGACCAGGGCGTGATCCTGGAGGAAGCCGAGCCCGACGCCTTCTTCCAGCACCCGCAGCACCCGCGCGCGCAGGCCTTCCTCTCCAAGATCCTCCGCTGA
- a CDS encoding homoserine O-acetyltransferase, translating to MSPVVLPTRGSVTLGTGEPGDPPLQLDLGGTLGPFRLRFESWGHLAADGSNVVLIEHALTGDAHVASHGEEDVPGWWEGMVGPGAPIDTERWFVLAANVLGGCQGSTGPASPSPDGRPWALRFPLITVRDMVRAEVRLLERLGIGRLACVVGGSLGGMRALTWAVEAPERVERAVAIGAPAAHSATAVAWSAAQRAAIMADPGWRSGDYYGTAGPVRGLSVARQVAMVTYHSWGSMERKFGRRWQRPPQGGWGDQMAVESYLAYQGEKLVDRFDANSYLYLTRAMDLYDLGEAWGGLEAALARIRGELLLVGIASDRLYPAEEVRAVFQAARRAGVRASYVEMPSDDGHDAFLTDLGALGPLISGFLERAMAAA from the coding sequence GTGAGCCCTGTGGTCCTACCGACCCGTGGTTCCGTCACGCTGGGGACGGGCGAACCGGGCGACCCGCCGCTGCAGCTGGACCTGGGCGGCACCCTGGGCCCCTTTCGTCTCCGCTTCGAGAGCTGGGGGCACCTCGCCGCCGACGGCTCCAACGTGGTCCTGATCGAGCACGCGCTGACCGGTGACGCCCACGTCGCCTCCCACGGCGAGGAAGACGTGCCCGGCTGGTGGGAGGGGATGGTCGGCCCGGGCGCTCCCATCGACACGGAGCGCTGGTTCGTCCTGGCCGCCAACGTCCTGGGCGGGTGCCAGGGCTCGACCGGCCCCGCCTCGCCCTCGCCCGACGGCCGGCCTTGGGCGCTCCGCTTCCCCCTGATCACCGTCCGCGACATGGTCCGGGCGGAGGTGCGCCTCCTGGAACGGCTGGGCATCGGGCGCCTGGCCTGCGTCGTCGGCGGGTCGCTGGGCGGCATGCGTGCGCTCACCTGGGCGGTGGAGGCTCCGGAGCGGGTGGAGCGGGCGGTCGCCATCGGCGCGCCGGCGGCGCACTCGGCGACCGCCGTCGCCTGGAGCGCCGCGCAACGGGCGGCGATCATGGCCGATCCCGGGTGGCGGAGCGGCGACTACTACGGCACCGCCGGCCCCGTCCGCGGCCTCTCGGTGGCGCGCCAGGTGGCCATGGTCACCTACCACTCCTGGGGCTCCATGGAGCGGAAGTTCGGCCGGCGCTGGCAGAGGCCGCCCCAGGGCGGCTGGGGCGACCAGATGGCGGTGGAGAGCTACCTCGCCTACCAGGGGGAGAAGCTGGTCGACCGCTTCGACGCCAACTCCTACCTGTACCTGACCCGGGCGATGGACCTCTACGACCTGGGCGAGGCCTGGGGCGGTCTCGAGGCCGCGCTGGCGAGGATCCGGGGGGAGCTCCTGCTGGTGGGCATCGCCAGTGACCGCCTCTACCCGGCCGAGGAGGTCCGGGCCGTCTTCCAGGCGGCACGGCGCGCGGGGGTGCGGGCCAGCTACGTGGAGATGCCCTCGGACGACGGGCACGACGCCTTCCTGACCGACCTGGGGGCGCTGGGGCCGCTGATCTCCGGCTTCCTCGAGCGGGCGATGGCAGCCGCCTAG
- a CDS encoding O-acetylhomoserine aminocarboxypropyltransferase/cysteine synthase: MSERSALHFDTLAVHGGFQADPATGALAVPIYQTTSYLFQDTAHAARLFALEEAGNIYTRIMNPTVAVLEERVAALEGGVGALALASGQAAETLAILNIARAGDEIVASSNLYGGTFNLLASTLPRYGVTTRFVDPSDPGNFRAAIGPRTRAIYAETLGNPRLDVLDIEAVARIAHEAGIPLIVDNTFATPYLCRPFDWGADIVVHSLTKFLGGHGSSIGGIIVDGGRFDWENGKFPELSEPDPTYHGISYTRQFGAAAYVTKARTQLLRDLGPALSPFNAFLILQGVETLPLRMERHVQNAQTVAAWLSRRPEVSWVRYPGLPDDPYHALAEKYLPRGAGAILAFGLAGGREAGAAFIDALRLFRHVANVGDARSLIIHPATTTHQQLSEEEQLSSGVSPDLVRASIGIEDARDLIDDLDQALVAATRRTAGAA; the protein is encoded by the coding sequence GTGAGCGAGCGCTCGGCGCTCCACTTCGACACGCTGGCGGTTCATGGCGGCTTCCAGGCGGATCCGGCGACGGGGGCGCTGGCCGTCCCCATCTACCAGACCACCTCGTATCTCTTCCAGGACACGGCGCACGCCGCCCGGCTCTTCGCCCTGGAGGAAGCGGGCAACATCTACACGCGCATCATGAACCCCACCGTCGCGGTCCTGGAGGAACGCGTCGCGGCCCTGGAAGGCGGCGTCGGCGCGCTGGCCCTGGCCTCGGGCCAGGCGGCGGAGACGCTGGCGATCCTCAACATCGCCAGGGCGGGCGACGAGATCGTCGCCAGCTCCAACCTCTACGGGGGCACCTTCAACCTGCTGGCCTCCACGCTCCCCCGGTACGGGGTGACCACGCGCTTCGTCGACCCCTCGGACCCCGGGAACTTCCGCGCGGCGATCGGCCCGCGCACGCGGGCCATCTATGCGGAGACGCTGGGCAACCCGCGGCTGGACGTCCTCGACATCGAGGCGGTGGCGCGCATCGCGCACGAGGCGGGGATCCCGCTGATCGTGGACAACACCTTCGCCACCCCGTACCTCTGCCGGCCCTTCGACTGGGGCGCGGACATCGTCGTCCACTCGCTGACCAAGTTCCTCGGCGGCCACGGCAGCTCCATCGGCGGCATCATCGTGGACGGCGGCCGCTTCGACTGGGAGAACGGCAAGTTCCCGGAGCTGAGCGAGCCGGATCCCACCTACCACGGGATCTCCTACACGCGCCAGTTCGGCGCCGCGGCCTACGTCACCAAGGCGCGGACGCAGCTCCTGCGCGACCTGGGGCCGGCCCTCAGCCCCTTCAACGCCTTCCTCATCCTGCAGGGGGTGGAGACGCTGCCGCTCCGCATGGAACGGCACGTGCAGAACGCCCAGACGGTCGCCGCCTGGCTGAGCCGGCGGCCCGAGGTCTCCTGGGTCCGCTACCCCGGCCTTCCGGACGACCCGTACCATGCCCTGGCCGAGAAGTACCTGCCCCGCGGCGCCGGCGCCATCCTCGCCTTCGGCCTGGCCGGCGGGCGGGAGGCGGGAGCCGCCTTCATCGACGCGCTCCGCCTCTTCCGCCACGTGGCCAACGTGGGTGACGCGCGCTCGCTGATCATCCACCCGGCCACCACCACGCACCAGCAGCTGAGCGAGGAGGAGCAGCTCTCCAGCGGCGTCTCGCCGGATCTGGTCCGCGCCTCCATCGGCATCGAGGACGCGCGCGACCTGATCGACGACCTGGACCAGGCGCTCGTGGCCGCCACCCGCCGGACGGCCGGGGCGGCGTGA